The nucleotide window ACGAGTCTGATGCAAACATACAAGGGCTTTATTCACACTTAAGCCTGGGCAGTCCATCGTCCCTGAGGGACCAGCTTCAAAAGAGCGGCCTCAAGTctcaggagggcagagtttttaaagggggATTTCAAGCTTTGGCATTACAGGGTAGAGTAAAATTGGGGGGTGAGGTCAGCAATCAAAGGGATCTTTAGGCTGATTGTTCCGAGCCATCTGTACGGTAGCCTGCTGGGTGGAGGacccattaacacattctgtggggTCCAGGGCCACGTGTTTTTTCTCAGAACCAGAAGGTGGGGGCCAAGTCACTCTAAGGACAATGAACTTAAGATAgcatctgagaaacaaaatggagttagTCCCCAAACGgagttttcttcaatttcttcattcCCCCTTTTTCTGGTAACCAGGGAGGCCAATTTGGGCTCCTCAGAGATCTGATAGCTGAGTATTGAGTTGTTGATATCAGGATCTCAAAACTGAATAGTTTCCgatctttgttttatatattgtAATAGCTTCGTAAGAATGCAAGGCCCAAAGATTAGCAATAGCAGAATGAGGAGGGGTCCCGTTACCGTGGAAACCTATGCTGCTAACCAGGGGAAGCATTAAGCCATGATTGGAACCAACTTCGGGACTGTTCCcgttcccttttctcttttccaggCCTTCTCGTACTTTAGCCGTAGGATCTTTAACTGTGCCTGAGTGATGCATGTAAAAACAGCATTCTTCCTTAGGGGCTGCACAAAGGCCCTCCCCTTGCTGTAGGAAAAAGAGGTCTAATCCTCTTCTATTTAGTAATATAACTTCAGGAGTCCTGCAAGCGGGAGACGCGGTCTCTGATCTACTGATGTCCTCTTCTCTAGACTCCCTAAGCTGGCTATGGTGTCGATCCTGGAGTACAGGATCCTGTTCCGGCCCCTGCAGCCCTCAGCCCCAGGATGACAGCCATCCTTGGGGAGAGGTGGCTCCTTCTTGGCTCTGACATGTAGGTCCATCAGGGCTGAGGAGGGGTGACAGGTTAGGCGGGAGACTAGCTGCGCCAAGATGCAGAACTGGCCAGGGACTGTCCCAGCTGGCCGTGGTGCATGCAGGGAGCCAGTCCTGTGAACAAGCCCACCAGGGATTGGCGGGAGGGATCAGAAACTTGGTCTTCTCAGAACCCGGGTTAGATTACAGAACTCTTTCCATACCTCAGCATCACCTATGCACATCCCCGTTCCCTGGCCTTCGAGGGATCGGAGTGTGAGTCTGGCTGAGGAGGGTTGATGCCATCTACATAGACTATGGTCATCAGAGGAAATATAGGTGCCCATGGTGGCAACACCATCATAACAGGGAGGGTTTGCCTTGTAGAATAACCAACAGGACTGGCTTAAATCAGGCCTAGACCCATTAATGGTATGTACCATTAAATCAGGCCTAGACCCGTTAATGGTATATACCATTAAATCAGGCCTAGACCGTTAATGGTATGTATGATTAAATCAGGCGTAGACCCGTTAATGGTATGTACCATGAGATCCCATAAGGGGTCAGTATTGGTGTCCTGAGTGGGCAAACAGTTAGGAGAAGGGGTCACGGGTTTCGCAGTGCCCTTAGCTGTAGGAGCTGGTTTAGGAGTGGCCATTGGATTTGTGGGAGCCTTGGGTAGAGAAGCTGGTTTGGGCACTAAGACTGGGTTTGGTCCCAATCCCTGAGGGGTGGTCAGGACTGGACTAACAGTTAGGAGAACCCTGATGATTCCTCCATCATCGTATCCGTATTGGTACACTCAGATACCAAAGGTTTTACCTTTTTCCCGATTGTAAGGTTTCCCTAGCTCAGTGACGGTCACCCTGGGTTGGCTACAAGGCTGTTTGTCTCCTTTGCTTGAATCGTTCCTACACAATCACAGTTTGGCCAAGATCCCTCTGGATAGCTCCTGAGGCCTCCAGCTGATGAAGCCAGGGGCCCTGAGTTTCACCTCTCCAACTAGCACAGAAATAGTCGCCACAGAGATGCTCACATTATGCTTCTGCCAAGGAGGGACATCATAAGTTGAAGGGCATCCATAGTAAGGAACTTTTCCTACCCTCTGCATTGGGGATAATCTGTAAGAGATCAAAGCTAAGCTCGGGAAACCAGGTTCCGTGGGGAACCACCTTTGAGACTCTAGTAATAACTGTTCCATAGTCACCCTTAAGCCTCCAGGTGTGGTTTACAGGGGTATGCGGGTTCTGGTCAGCAGTACATATGGTTAGAAGTCCTGAGAGGGCTAAGATCTGGAAAAGTTGAGCTTTAAAGGGCTTCTTCCATGGTGAACTGTCCATTCTGATGCTGTAGGATTCAGACAGTCCTTTTTGGTGGAGAACGGGTTAGCTGGTCTGGCGTGGTGTAATGTATCCAGGCAGCGATCCCATCCACCTTAAGAGCTGTTGGTGTGGTCAGCAGAATGACATAAGGTCCTTTCCATCTGGGCTCAAGTGTGCCTTGGCCAAACCTCCTCACGTAGACCCAATCTCCTAGTCTGAACTTACGTGGCTCTGGAACTGGGCCTGCTTCTCAAGGGCATGCACTTTAGGCCAAACTTATTTATGAGCTCATTGGGTTGCTCTAACTCTGAATAGTAAGTCTTCTAGTTCTGCATTAGCTGCCGACTGCAGGGTAGGCACAATGGGAGCTGGACCACCATGTATGATCTCAAAGGGGTGAGCCCAATCTGGTCGGGAGAATTCCCCACCTGATAGAAGGCAAAGGAAGAAGCATCACCCAGCCCCTGCCAGGCTCTAAGGTCACTTTAGTCAAGGTCTCTGTTAGCATTCAGTTTGTTCTCTCCACCTGTCCTGAGCTCTGGGGTCTGTAAGCGCAATGCCGTTTCCTGTGTGCCCCAGTGAGCCTTGCTATGTCCTGACTTACCTTGGACACGAATGCTGGTTCATTATTTGACCCTATCATGGGAGGAAATCCATACTTGGGTAAGGTATCCTCCAAAAGCTTCTTGGCTACTACCTTTGCGGTCTGTCTTGGTGAGAAACGCCTCTGTCCATCCAGAGAAGGTATCCACTTACTGGCAGATGTTTGTAGCTGTGTTTTCCTGGCTTGATTTCTGTAAAATCAATTTCCCAATAGGCCCCCAGTCTCTTTCCCCGTAGCTGAGAGCCTGGACATTTGGGATTACCAGAGGTGTTAGTTAGTTGGCAAGCTTTCCAATTTGTCGAAATCTCCTCAGGGTACTCTGTATGTTTTTGAAGGTCACTGTAGAGTGTCTGACCACGTCAGCCATCCTTCTGGTGTCCATGTGGGTGACTCTGAGAATTTTCTTCAGAATGGTCCTTGCTAAAGAGTTAGGTAATATTAGCTTACCTTTAGGCAGTCGCCACCAGCCCTACAAACATTGACTCATGGACAGACTCTTAGGCCATTTAATTTCCTCCTCAGTATAGACTGGTTGTTCCGGCAGGTTGGGTTGGGTGGCTTGGAGGGCCCTAGCTGTCTGATCATCCAAATTATTTCTTTTGGGtgtcgcgcgcagcctttgccgataaggatgacgcggcaacagaggatttgtccagcagcagttttattgcgaagctcttgaaagtagatggagaaggaccccaaaccctgtgcgtgctctgcttaaatagccagcagggtgacttgctcgtctgtgattggtgctctacacaaaacccaattagcatgtgttctccaatagggagaacaaccaaacctacattagcataaagtggcgcatgcgtacatcgcaagacaacgtttggcaagaagaaccaggaagcaggaaaccggcgccatcttgtaatggcgggaGCGGCTCCCGACATTTGGATACAGAGGAGGTTCCTTTCTGATGCCCTGTGTGGTGGGTGATAGCCAAGCTCTTAGGTAACCAGAGTGCTTGGAGCGGTTGCAGAATCTCCTCTTTATTCTTGACGGTTTTTCCCTCAGCAGTGAGCAGGCCCCATTCTTGGTAAATGGCACCATGTACATGGGCCGTGACAGAGCGTACCTGCTATCCGTGTAGCATTGACTGACAAATCTTTTCCCAAAATTAAGGCCTTGGTCAAGGCTACCAACTCAGctttctgtgcagaggttcctgTGAGAGAGACTGGGAACGAATCCCCTCTGTTTCAGTAGTCACCGCTGCTCCGCTTTTCTCTGGCCCTCGTGGATCAGACTGCTTCCGTCCATGTACCAAGTGTGATGGGCCCGGTGAGGGGAGCATCCTCAGGCCTGGCCTGGTGCTGTACACTTTGGCCAATATCTCAGTGCGGTCACGTAGAGGGGGTCCAGGTCTGGGCCCGGCAGAAGGGTCGCTGGATTCAGGGAAGTCGGCCGCTGGAAACTGATCCTGCTGGGGCTGATCGGCAGGGTCTGGTAATGGGTCATCCTGGCATGCCTGAGCCGGAGTCATTTAGCACTCCTTCACTGGCATGTGGGGTGGTAACGATGAGGCGTTGCCCCAGGGTGCGCTTATCTACATCCTTGACCCATAAGGCAGTGGCTGTGAGGATGCACAGGCGAGGGGCGGCTGCTACCGGCACCAACGTTCTGCGTAGGTGTGCTATGGGCATTCCCAAGGCCCCGGCGTTGGCGTCAGAACTCCCTTGGCAATCCCTTTGCGCTCATCCATGAACAGGTGAAAGGGCTTAGTGATATCCGGCAACCCTGAGGCTGGTGCCGACAGCAGGGCCCGCTTCAACTTATCAAAAGCCTGTTGCTGTACCGAGGTCCAGTGAAAGCTCGAAGTCTCTTTTGTGACTTCATAAAGGTGCTTAGCTATTTCTGCAGTCTGCAAAATCCAGAGCCTGTAAAATCCCGCCGACCCTAGGAACTCTTTTATCTGGCGGCGACTGCTTGGGACTGGAATGCTGAGGACAGACTCTTTCTTGGCCTCGGAGGGCCAGCGCTGTTCCCCTTCTAGGATGTAGCTGAGGCAGGTCACCTCAGTTCTGCAGAGTTGCGCCTTTTTGGCTGAGGCCCGGTACCCTAGGTCTCCCAGGACTTGTAGGAACCTCTGGGTCCCTTCCAGACAGCTCACTTGGTCCTTGGCTGCCACCAAGAGGTCATCTACATACTGGAGAAGGATAACATCTGGGTTGTTAGCCTGGTACTCACCCAAGTCCTCATGCAGGACCTCGTCGAAGATGGTGGGAGAGTTCTTAAATCCTGGGGGTAGGCGTGTCCAAGTCAGCTGTCCGTTGATGCCTGCCTCTGGGTCATGCCATTCAAAAGCAAAGTATTCCTGGTGTTTGGGTGGCAGGGGGAGGCTGAAGAAGGCATCTAGGATGGTAGACCAGTCTCTCCCTGGTAAATGTACGGGTTAGGTACAGAGGGGTGAATGTCCGTCACCCACCAGTTGACGTCCCTCAAGTCTTGGATTGGCGGATAGTCATTTGAGTTAGGCTTTTTAACAGGCAGCAGGGGAGTATTCCAGGCAGACTGACAAGGCCTGAGAATCCCAAGGTTGAGTAATTTACAGATGTGAGGAGTTATTCCGCTCCTCGCCTCCAGGGACATTGGGTACTGACGTACCCAGGCAGGCTCTGCCCCTGCCTTGAGTCCCTCAAACACTGGTGGCCAGTGTATGGCAGTCCCCCTGTTCCGGCCCAAGCCTGAGAAAATCCCCACAACCAAAGGTCCAGATTTTCCTTATGAGCAAGGGGTTGCTCATACAATTTGTATTCAGATTTGGAGGCCGAGTTGACCATAAGGACTTGGATAGGCCTTCCCTTATCATCTAGTAGCTGGGCTCCTTCCAGACCAAAATGTATCTGGGCCCTCATTTAGGTTAATAGATCCCTCCCCCAAAGCGGGTAAGGGCGTCTGGGATGACCATGAATGAATGGGTCACCTCCCtattccccaagtccacagatctTCGGGTAGTTCACGAGTATTGTTTGGTACCTGTGGCCCCTTGGACCCAAGATTTCTCTGAGGTGAGGCACCCATCAGCCTTTTGGAGTACTGAACGTTGAGCTCCTGTGTCCAGCAGAAAGTCAAGAGTTTCCCCTCACCTTAAGAGTTACCCTGGTGAGGGGGTCTGCGCCCCATCCCCTTCAGTCATCATCTTCTCCGGCAAACAGGACTGTGGGCATTCCTTTGCCCAAAGGCCCTCTCCTTTACAGTGTGCACATTGATTCTTACCTAATGACGTTGATGACATTCGGCGTCTTCCCTCTGGGCTCTTTCTGTCAGCAAGTTGTTGGAGTTGCCGCTTTGTTTGAGCTTGGCTCTCGTAGCCAGGAGCATTCCGCCTCTTCCCTGCCTTAATCTGCTTCTCCTCTGGGCTATCTCCATTATTGTAAACCTTCTCTGCCACCTCAGCTAGATCCCTCCGTGACTTTTCTCCCAGTCTTTCTAGTTTCTGTAACTCTTCTTAATATCTGGTACTGACCGGTTAATGAAGGCCAGGGCCACTGATGATTTCTAGTTGGAGTGCTCAGGATCATAAGGAGGATAGCGTCTGTAAGCCTCCATGATCCTCTCTAAGAATGCCACTGGACTTTCATTAGGCTCCTGCCAAATTAGTGGGCCGTATGGTGGCTGCTTCGAGGCCTGCCAGCAGAGCCTGGCAGTAACCCTGGAGACGCTCCTTAACCCACACCTCTGTTGTAGTTCCAATCGGGATGAGTCAGGGGAAAGGCTGCATCTACTGTGGCTGGATCCTGAGTGGGATCGCCGTATCCCCCAGAACATTTTCCTGGGCCTCCAAGAGGACGCATTCCCTCTCTTCTGTAGTGAAAAGAACCCACAAAAGCTTTTgacaatcatcccaagtgggttGGTGAATAAACAAGACAGTTTCTAAAAGGTTAATAAGTTGTTTCAGGTGGAGAAAAGAACATTTTGTGTCCTTGAGTTATATAGAGGTCCGTAGTAGCAAAGGGCCAGGAAGGTGAGGTTGATTCTGTGCTCATCTGCTGGCCCTGTTGCCCTAAGGGGAAGAACAGTGGAATCTGCCTCCTCCCCCCAACCTCAGGAGGCAGGTTGCTCCCGCTCCCGGTGCCCCGTGCAGGTCCCCCTCCCAGAATTGGTGCCTTTGGAGCGGGTGGCAGAGCCAGTGCTGGCGCCGGCTGTGCTTCATTGCCTGGCAACACAGGCGGATGGGGCCTGTGAGGCCGTGGAGAAAATGAGATCTTCTGCGGTGGCTTCCTGCAGGCCAGGACACAGGGAAGCGTGGAGCCTCTCGATCGCCCGTGACCAGTGTCGGCACGGTTCCTGTTGAAGAAGAACTGTTAGCAGGAGGAGAGACAAAAGGCTTAAGCCGAGGAGGTGGGTTAATAACAGTCAGGTCCTTCCAGACTAATATAAGGGACCTAATCTTTCTGAAGTACTTTGTTCTCTATTGCTAATAAGGTCAAAAGATGGAAGGTTCCTTTCGGCATCCATCTGACATTAAAAGTTGGCTGTTCTGAGCTGCAGTATGTGGTCATCCTTCCTCTCCTTGCATCTACTGAAAGGTTCTGAGCCCTGGCCCTAACTTCGCTGAAATGGGCCGAGACGAGCTCAAGGGGGTGAGGAGTGGTCTGTCCCATAGCATCTGTCACAGTCCAATACAAAGACTCgcaaacacaagcaacaaaacagaaagacaaacaggaacaAAGTAACCCTCCGAGAACACAGAGAGGAGACTGGTCAGTGGGACTCTTCATCCACCAAAAATCTCTCCAATTGGTGGGTGGGCTCTCAGCCACCCCAGAGACAAGGCGGGTGGGCTCTCCTCAACCCCTCCAACCTCGTCCACCAAAAACAGACAGTGGGCTCCCCTTCACCACCCCAGGGCCAAGGATGCCTCCTTGACCTCCACGGCTGTGACTCTTCCGTGCACCCACTCTTAGCCATGTCTTGCCATTTGTACAGATACCTTGAGGCTTTCCAGAACTGAAAGTAAGCACAAAACACAGAAACACTTACCGGCACAAAACACAACGCTGACAGAGACACTTACCAGCTGGTACAAGACCCTCAGGTCAAGATTCTGGAgggctgtggatctctgtgggaCCTCCAAATGCTATGCCTAGATTGCGAGGCCTCCCACCCCGAGAGGCCAGCAGGAACACGAGGCCAATACAAACACACGAGGGCTTTATTAATGCTTAAGCTCGGGCCATCAATCATCCCTGAGGCAGCAGGTTAGGAAGATCAGCCTCGAGTCTCAGGAgggcagggtttttaaagggaaaacctGCAAgggggaattccaagccttggtgCTACAGGCAGGGTAAGATTGGGGGCTGGGGTTCAGCAATCAAGGTGACCTTTGGGCtgattgttccaagccacctagCCAAACCACAAGGTATCTGTACGGTAGCCTGCTGGGTGGAGGacccattaacacattctgtggggTCGAGGGCCACGAGGTTTTTCTTGGAACCTGAAGGTGGGGGCCAAGTCACTCTAAGGACAGTGAACTTAAGATAGAGACTGAGAGTTAGCCCTGTTATCTCCAATTCCTTCAGCCCGTGACACAAACACAAGTCCAGAGCCAGCCTCTGATTCCACCACCTCAAGTCCAGAGCCAACCTCAAACTCCACCACCTCAAGTCCAGAGCCAGCCTCTGACTTCACCACCTCAAGTCCAGAGCCAGCCTCAAACTCCACCACCTCAAGTCCAGAGCCAGCCTCAAACTCCACCACCTCAAGTCCAGAGCCAACCTCAAACTCCACCACCTCAAGTCCAGAGCTAGCCTCTGACTCCACCACCTCAAGTCTGGAAACCACGCCCCCTCTAGACTCCAGTTCCACAGAACCAAAACCAGGTTCAGCCTCCCCAGAGCCAGCAACAGCCTCTCTCCCAAGCCCTGGCTCCCCCGGCTCCGAGATGACCACCGTGTCCCAGTCCACGAACTTGGCTTCGCAAGGGTCACCCACTGCACCCAACCCTGGCCAGGGTGAGTGTGGTAATAAGGATTGGGGAAGTTGGCTGGAACTTGACGGCAGTTCTGGAACCAGTCAGCAGGGGGCGACACAGACCTGGGAGCATGCGGCCAGGCTTCAACCCAAAGCCATCTAAAGCTAGTTACCCTATGACTGTCTGTGCCCTGATTCATTTGCTAGTTTTTGAAGGCTTCTGAGGACACAACCATATGCAAGAAAGACACTTTGCATTAGTTGTTGCTGTGTGTGGTGGTCCAGTGCTGTATCCCTAACACTAGGAGGAGGAGGTAGGAAGATTACCTCAAGTTTGAGACCAACCCAGGCTGCATGGTAGgcccctgtttttaaaaaaggaaaacaagcctGGGTGGTTGTGGGGGCTCCTGCACtcaggcagaggaggcagaggcaggaggatctctgtgagttccaggccagcctggtctacgctgtgagttccaggcctggctcaacaaaaaactaaaaaggaagaaagaaagaaagaaagaaagaaagaaagaaagaaagaaagaaagaaagaaagaaggaaggaaggaaggaaggaaggaaggaaggaaggaaggaaggaaggaaggaaggaaggaaggaaggaaagaaagaatgaatgaaagaaaaagagagatagagagagaaagaaaaataaagaaggaaggaaggaaggaaagaaaacataatcCACATGAAATTATATACTTGTTTATAAACAACATAGGCCCTAGAGTGCCTCAAGGGTTAGGAGCCCCAGCCTAGGACCCCCGCGAGGGCTGGGAGAGTGGCTCTGGCCAGGGCTGACCTCCTCTTCTCCCCAGATTCAGGCAGCCTGTGGATCGCTCCGTCACACAGGAACCCAGGTGTGGTGATCGCCGTGTGTCTGCTTGTGTCTGTCTTACTGATAGGCTGTGTGCTCACTGCCGTGAGGCACTACAGTCGAGACGTGCCGTCTTTTCATAATCTGGATACGGTCTCCATGGTGAGATGGGTGCAGGCTGGCGTGGGCATACCCCTGCAGCAGAGCCCCGTGGCGCCTAATGCTGACCTGCGCATATTCCCCTTCCAGGGCAGTGTGAGCCAGAGGCTGCCGTTCGCTGACCGCCTACAGTCCTGATCTCAGAGGCCCAGAGTCCTGCGGGCTGACACGGGGAAGAAGagtggctgaaaagtcctccctGCACTGACCCGGGGAAGCCTGTGGCAGGAGGATAGCTGCCCAGGGGTTTCAGGCTAGTTTGGCCCACACAGCTAGTACCCAACTCAAAAATTAAGTCAGTCCGGGGTGATGGaacatgcctgtcatccctgtacttgagaggtagagacaggagaaccaAGTGTTCAAGTCCACCCTGAGCTACGTAGGGGGTTTGAGGTCAACCTTGGCTACATGAGAGCTTGTCTTCAaaaactgggggctggagagatggctgagcgattaagagcactggctgctctcccagaggaccggGTTCATCCCTGCACCCACAtcgcagctcacagccatctgaaattccagttccaggggatccaatggcctcttttggcctctgcactCACCATGCCCACAGGtaatacacagatatacatgcaggtaaaacacattaaaaaattaaagatagggctggagagatggctcagtgactaagagccctgtccttccagaggtccagagttcaattcccagcaaccacattgtggctcacaaccatctacaatgagatctggtgcacatatgcaggcaaagcattgtatacataataaatacatctctttaaaaaaaattaaatgtaaactaAAGTTCTCATTATTCACAGATGCTTCCCGAGTCATTCATGTGACCAACAGCTCCACATCTTCTGC belongs to Meriones unguiculatus strain TT.TT164.6M chromosome 4, Bangor_MerUng_6.1, whole genome shotgun sequence and includes:
- the Cist1 gene encoding uncharacterized LOC729966 homolog, which translates into the protein MARSRLLRLALALLLLLAGPRDSSLTSQDTGKRGASRSPVTSVGTVPVEEELLAGGETKGLSRGARDTNTSPEPASDSTTSSPEPTSNSTTSSPEPASDFTTSSPEPASNSTTSSPEPASNSTTSSPEPTSNSTTSSPELASDSTTSSLETTPPLDSSSTEPKPGSASPEPATASLPSPGSPGSEMTTVSQSTNLASQGSPTAPNPGQDSGSLWIAPSHRNPGVVIAVCLLVSVLLIGCVLTAVRHYSRDVPSFHNLDTVSMGSVSQRLPFADRLQS